The following proteins are encoded in a genomic region of Candida albicans SC5314 chromosome 4, complete sequence:
- a CDS encoding tubulin-binding prefolding complex subunit (Ortholog(s) have tubulin binding activity, role in positive regulation of transcription elongation from RNA polymerase II promoter, tubulin complex assembly and cytoplasm, prefoldin complex localization), whose amino-acid sequence MELLPSGQANTSTEVTYEDQLKINKFSTLISKKDEQTQQLSTLKTEKEYLDDLSIELELIDDDEKIQYKVGDCFVFLPKDQVLEKIESDADSLEEKINSIEELIDGFDEELKDLKAQLYDKFGDNINLER is encoded by the coding sequence ATGGAGTTGCTACCATCAGGACAAGCCAACACTTCCACAGAGGTTACATATGaagatcaattaaaaatcaataagTTTTCCACGTTGATATCCAAGAAAGATGAACAAACCCAGCAACTATCCACATTGAAAACAGAAAAGGAATACCTTGATGATTTATCCATTGAATTAGAGTTGatcgatgatgatgaaaaaatacaatatAAAGTCGGTGATTGTTTTGTATTCTTACCTAAGGATCAAGTGTTGGAGAAAATAGAATCAGATGCTGATAGTTTGGAGGAAAAGATAAATagtattgaagaattgattgatgggtttgatgaagaattgaaggACTTGAAAGCTCAATTATATGACAAGTTTGGTGACAATATAAATTTGGAACGATAA
- a CDS encoding uncharacterized protein (Protein of unknown function; may play a role in regulation of cell size; rat catheter biofilm repressed) → MPSTTASPDQEQLELVHLTDQELIDFTRLQNAQAWKGALSIKDYVLREQVLGKSKMATTPPNKLLIFMLRNKTDKAPLCSIELLIRKSKKYTLNKHENVVEQEDILSGCIGGVYTYPQHRGNGYARIMVDKLVVEAKELVGPSGFVFLYSEIGEYYSKNGFLSQGVDLINIPLTEGQDFATNTFDIKYDLINYHHFDLLMESYNQQNEQEIIAKVLKDGKSRITVVPSSKIIDWFHLRSKYISYKIFYEPKQNQEHIDFYNESYESIKSKLELVEPKQFGIKLYNTANEVAGFIVWTMDFNNQSVPENYVTVLKIVSFDENSKDEVAIKLLSLLKTHLIKNPILNGMNTTKIVIWESEISSHIKNVLVNQWNAQSNIDNPSRSAILMNSPIEDAKLRESEIIWEGNDKLPWF, encoded by the coding sequence ATGCCATCGACTACTGCTTCCCCAGACCAAgaacaattggaattggttCACTTGACAGATCAAGAGCTTATAGATTTTACTAGACTTCAAAATGCTCAAGCATGGAAAGGTGCATTGTCAATCAAAGACTACGTCTTGAGAGAACAAGTTTTGGGTAAATCAAAGATGGCAACTACTCCCCCTAATAAgttattgatatttatgTTAAGAAACAAAACCGATAAAGCCCCGTTGTGTTCgattgaattattaatcCGGAAAAGTAAAAAGTATACTTTGAACAAGCATGAGAATGTGGTTGAGCAAGAGGATATTTTAAGTGGATGTATTGGTGGTGTTTATACATACCCACAACATCGTGGTAACGGATATGCCAGAATAATGGTTGACAAATTAGTAGTTGAAGCAAAAGAGTTGGTAGGACCACTGGGGTTTGTCTTTTTATACTCAGAAATTGGCGAATATTATTCTAAAAATGGATTTTTGTCCCAAGgtgttgatttgattaatattCCATTGACAGAGGGTCAAGACTTTGCTACAAACACATTTGATATCAAGtatgatttaattaattaccatcattttgatttgttaatGGAAAGTTACAACCAACAAAACgaacaagaaataattgCAAAAGTTTTAAAGGATGGAAAATCACGAATTACAGTGGTGCCAAGTTCCAAGATCATTGATTGGTTTCACTTAAGGTCAAAATATATTTCctataaaatattttatgaACCAAAGCAAAACCAAGAGcatattgatttttataATGAATCGTACGAGTcgataaaatcaaaattggaaTTAGTAGAACCTAAACAGTTTGGCATTAAATTATACAACACTGCAAATGAGGTTGCTGGGTTCATAGTTTGGACAATGGATTTCAACAACCAATCAGTACCAGAAAACTATGTCACTGTTTTGAAAATCGTTTCCTTTGACGAGAATTCAAAAGATGAAGTTGcgattaaattattaagcTTATTGAAAACCCACTTGATCAAAAATCCAATATTGAATGGTATGAACACTACAAAAATAGTGATTTGGGAATCTGAAATCAGTTCACATATCAAAAACGTGTTAGTCAATCAATGGAATGCTCAATCCAATATCGACAATCCTTCACGTTCAGcaatattgatgaatagTCCTATAGAAGATGCAAAATTACGTGAATCTGAAATAATATGGGAGGGAAATGATAAACTTCCCTGGTTTTAA
- the GAT1 gene encoding Gat1p (GATA-type transcription factor; regulator of nitrogen utilization; required for nitrogen catabolite repression and utilization of isoleucine, tyrosine and tryptophan N sources; required for virulence in a mouse systemic infection model), with translation MYYRARHSLPYQKRMENLTWRMMYINNKSIFTNTNNAPKEIFEQSLDPEIDDFDYVAHIKKIGQFNQQKTQQQQDHLQSNLDNHNSIFADNTGFSNNNDRGSSGGGMTSISSLSKKRPAPFSPMIQPEKTTIIPTATNTMSQLSQQLNEFNKFNHPSQTSNFNDVNHHMEISTSHIAPTSSAFEFSLDPLAFEGPNQNFQPEPHHDFNTNSFDSMTSSYERPLFDDFLPRDHHNIQSSSVPTSASSFSTIVPKNTQFSTSASITSPTSTFSNQGNNSSNFHRLNSTVSITATPGNLLRQESMVSLPDYANHLRSMSQTPTMNSSNAPFSHSFNDGGSYFMNNFTGITLPSQPSPQPIHFDNKPKDDHFNTSLSVSQQQPSAKKSKRKSTITKSKKKAASPETTITSTGSTITTKSTNSNSTGKGTATGPAASNTGVSCTNCGTKTTPLWRRNPQGQPLCNACGLFLKLHGVVRPLSLKTDVIKKRQRGNNNGSGNSSGTTNNSNNYNNKSISKKNEIDDGDDLNPTSITNNTGLTNNNNSKSPAKSKKKSNFDNNSNSALNNLDKSKLKINTNEITNISETTSNSSSPVINLNHGGRSSGVFGNTPDYLNGITSPAVSLVKSEIDNPHQLNNSNSNGMLMTMHQSSHQSSLSTTFDHEVESNNEGSNSSGVNTSTANNQDWDWLNMNY, from the coding sequence ATGTACTACCGTGCTCGTCACTCATTGCCttatcaaaaaagaatggAGAACTTGACTTGGAGGATGATGTATATTAACAACAAATCGATTTTCACTAATACTAACAATGCACCTAAAGAGATTTTTGAACAAAGTTTGGATcctgaaattgatgattttgattatgTGGCACATATAAAAAAGATTGGTCAATTTAATCAGCAAaaaacacaacaacaacaagatcaTTTGCAATCAAATTTAGACAATCACAATAGTATATTTGCTGATAACACTGGTTTTTCTAACAACAATGACAGAGGTAGTTCAGGTGGTGGTATGACTTCCATAAGTAGTTTACTGAAGAAAAGACCAGCTCCATTTTCGCCAATGATTCAACCAGAAAAGACGACAATCATCCCCACTGCCACTAATACAATGTCCCAATTAtcacaacaattaaatgaattcaataaatttaacCACCCCAGTCAAACATCCAATTTTAATGACGTTAATCATCATATGGAAATTTCAACGTCCCATATAGCCCCTACTTCTTCGGCTTTTGAGTTTTCCTTAGATCCATTGGCATTTGAAGgtccaaatcaaaatttccAACCTGAACCGCACCATGATTTCAACACCAACTCTTTTGATTCTATGACATCATCATATGAGAGACCCTTGTTTGACGATTTTCTTCCTCGTGATCATCATAATATTCAAAGCTCAAGTGTGCCTACTTCAGCATCgtcattttcaacaattgtgCCGAAAAATACCCAATTCTCAACGTCAGCATCAATAACATCGCCAACGTCAACATTTTCCAATCAAGGCAATAATAGCAGTAATTTCCACCGATTGAATTCTACTGTCAGTATAACGGCAACCCCGGGTAATTTATTACGTCAAGAATCAATGGTCAGCTTACCAGATTATGCCAACCATTTACGATCAATGTCGCAAACTCCAACTATGAATAGTAGTAATGCACCATTCTCGCATAGTTTTAATGATGGTGGTAGCTATTTTATGAATAATTTTACTGGAATCACATTACCTAGTCAACCGTCACCACAACCTattcattttgataataaaccAAAAGATGATCATTTTAATACTTCGTTATCTGTGTCACAACAGCAACCTTCTGCCAAAAAACTGAAACGAAAATCGACCATTACAAAAtcgaaaaagaaagctGCAAGTCCTGAAACCACAATAACCAGTACTGGAAGCACTATTACGACGAAATCAACGAACTCAAATTCAACTGGTAAGGGAACAGCGACCGGACCAGCAGCACTGAATACTGGTGTTTCTTGTACAAATTGTGGAACAAAAACTACTCCATTATGGAGACGAAATCCCCAAGGTCAACCATTGTGTAATGCATGtggtttatttttgaaattgcaTGGGGTGGTGCGTCCATTGAGTTTGAAAACAGATGTGATCAAGAAACGTCAACGTGGTAACAATAATGGTAGTGGAAATAGCAGTGGTACAACAaacaatagtaataattacaataataaatcaattagtaaaaagaatgagattgatgatggtgatgatttAAACCCTACTTCGATAACTAATAATACGGGTTTgacaaacaataataatagtaaatCTCCGgccaaatcaaaaaagaaatcaaattttgacAACAACAGTAACAGTGCTCTTAACAACTTGGATAAatctaaattgaaaatcaatacTAATGAGATCACAAACATTTCTGAGACCACATCGAATAGCTCATCACCAGTGATTAACTTGAATCACGGGGGAAGATCTTCTGGAGTGTTTGGTAATACCCCAGATTATTTAAATGGAATAACTTCACCCGCAGTGTCCCTTGTTAAATCTGAGATTGATAATCctcatcaattaaataatagCAATAGTAATGGAATGTTGATGACGATGCATCAGTCACTGCATCAACTGTCGCTACTGACAACGTTTGATCATGAGGTagaatcaaataatgaGGGTTCCAATTCTAGTGGAGTCAATACATCAACTGCTAATAATCAAGATTGGGATTGGTTAAACATGAATTATTAG
- a CDS encoding uncharacterized protein (Has domain(s) with predicted DNA binding, zinc ion binding activity, role in transcription, DNA-templated and nucleus localization), which yields MKEFLVQHKLYWEIKSRRDSTTADLNNPRVESPGSSHHSGDGGNEPMPSDSNFNYIQFYTLYLPILYASTISEFEEYDNLLLNQEIHKYLMGFKICKKYYNFPEGIKTIPLLLGNVIIQSTSPNPSTMEMAQIIRYAKFLHFHKDPWITLRIKDPEIIKFRRLLWWVIFGLDALSSHNFCLPPNCRSDDFNVLMPDEEEFIGGEKKLNVSIVSMNIKFGYDILLSEIVYHLHNGLCVNINCHQINQLKQSILSYQEQIKKYISKMDKYFQSKQIFADTLNHSPIQLLNVVNFVKIHSWSFLDRALMLLHKKILLGTPKNHNHNDEIENEIVQLGLKEPVMQIRANENPLSLCKFEDTYGQILEANIITNFNNSSISLLKFGDFENFSYGDLANNLIPSILHNFNDFLLYNDFIKFGKFNWFIKRTIPIDSVILLMIIISVKFKYQFITTEELSTYKNLINSVMYIINRKWFKNEKYKRMLSLTNMTWEYLLKKFDVNDVIAFDVKNSEGAKDLVSVNIMDTSQLKEKILYDLRHNFIDVVDYCSFYSSLENLLNELIKYIESK from the coding sequence ATGAAAGAATTTTTAGTCCAACACAAATTATATTGGGAGATCAAATCTAGAAGAGATTCAACTACAGCAGATTTAAATAACCCCCGTGTTGAGTCACCTGGATCAAGTCATCATAGTGGAGATGGTGGAAATGAGCCAATGCCATCTGACTCAAACTTCAATtacattcaattttatacCTTATATTTGCCTATTTTATATGCCTCAACTATATCGgaatttgaagaatatgACAATTTGTTATTAAATCAGGAGATTCACAAATACCTCATGGGGTTCAAGATTTGTAAAAAATACTACAACTTCCCCGAGGGCATAAAAACTATTCCTTTGTTATTGGGCAATGTGATTATTCAAAGTACTTCACCCAATCCATCAACAATGGAAATGGCacaaattattagatatGCCAAATTTTTGCATTTCCATAAAGATCCATGGATAACATTAAGAATAAAGGATCcagaaatcattaaattcaGAAGATTATTGTGGTGGGTCATATTTGGATTAGATGCTTTATCTTCCCacaatttttgtttgcCACCAAACTGTCGTAGTGATGATTTCAATGTATTGATGCCagacgaagaagaattcATTGGAGGCGAGAAGAAACTAAACGTTTCAATCGTTTCCATGAATATCAAGTTTGGCTATGATATACTATTGAGCGAAATCGTTTATCACTTACACAACGGTTTGTGTGTCAACATCAATTGTCATCAGATCAACCAActaaaacaatcaatattaaGCTATCAAGaacaaatcaagaaatataTATCGAAAATGgataaatattttcaacTGAAACAAATTTTCGCAGATACTCTCAACCACAGCCCTATCCAATTACTAAATGTTGTGAATTTTGTGAAAATTCATTCCTGGAGTTTTCTAGATAGGGCTTTAATGCTATTGCATAAAAAAATCCTTCTTGGTACTCCAAAGAACCATAATcataatgatgaaattgaaaatgaaattgtcCAATTGGGGTTAAAGGAGCCGGTGATGCAAATCAGGGCAAATGAAAATCCGTTATCATTATgtaaatttgaagataCTTATGGTCAGATATTAGAAGCCAATATAATTaccaattttaataattcatctaTATCCCTATTGAAATTTGGCGATTTCGAGAATTTTAGTTATGGCGATTTGGCCAACAATTTGATACCATCTATCTTACACAActttaatgatttcttgCTCTATAATGActtcatcaaatttggGAAGTTCAACTGGTTCATCAAAAGAACCATTCCAATCGATTCGGTCATTttgttaatgataattattagcgttaaattcaaataccAGTTTATCACGACGGAAGAATTGAGCACTTATAAAAATCTCATTAACAGTGTCATGTATATTATCAACAGAAAATGgtttaaaaatgaaaaatacaaaagGATGTTGAGTCTCACGAATATGACCTGGGAAtatcttttgaaaaaatttgatgtAAATGATGTTATTGCTTTTGACGTAAAGAATTCTGAGGGTGCAAAAGATTTAGTGTCAGTAAATATTATGGACACACTGCAATTGAAGGAGAAAATTTTGTATGATTTGCGACACAATTttattgatgttgttgattattgCAGTTTTTATTCAAGTTTggaaaatttattgaatgaattgattaaatatATAGAGagtaaataa
- the FRE3 gene encoding Fre3p (Protein with similarity to ferric reductase Fre10p; possibly an essential gene, disruptants not obtained by UAU1 method): MLVSIFLLVFGLASTVLSSSNPYRYTPLDIAQYSCDAWISNHKPVCLPPVAWGGHNYDCYCNSNPAFATIMDCFINGYNNDSVIINEFAQTCNMTFESMFIKYYLTLNFNSTLLRNLSLAKRWGNTLTEDDLVKTPILYNYTNGSFAVYKDVYKLYYLNTNRSITYGGILLAYWAVILVLAIIVNLVLKMYLGCMINAFIGKVVNVYRKHIGLTATFSKSKSKEVSIMGWFLLGTIPSRLESIILGGFFVVTIAVCAVNIHHIPNNPKEPIMAEELCDLIATRTGIVTLYLVPLLVLFAGRNNFMQWLTGWKFSTYMMYHRWISRVCLALVFIHGVTYTVVDKLNGTYATNMKTNNVIWGIVACVCGGFITFFGMLIFRRNYYEFFYIFHLLLVVFFIVGGVRHVVGLGYANYLWASIAVWVFDRVLRLFKLASFGVKTAHIALLANETIKVTIPKPKRWRPKPGGHAFVHFLTPSTFWQSHPFSFVIGGNDDEEIMFYIKVKDGITKTLYNRLSQCPGKISTIPVMVEGPYGGNSPGQRCRHLVYVAGGNGIPGLYSECIDVDRRAPENKTIKLVWVVRNWKSVTWFADELKRLESTRVQAMVFVTRPDDLSGFDSSSNKALKQPYQYEKESVEKIETKSVDLSIYSHPNSIVENLRQELSHVEFIEGKPSMDAMVQYETEKADMSLAFITCGHPMMVDELRVAVKKNLDNTPHRVDFFEQLQGWS; the protein is encoded by the coding sequence ATGTTggtatcaatttttttgttagtCTTTGGACTTGCTTCAACAGttttatcttcatcaaatcCATACCGATACACCCCACTAGATATTGCACAGTATTCATGTGATGCCTGGATAAGTAACCATAAGCCAGTGTGTTTACCTCCTGTGGCTTGGGGAGGACATAATTATGATTGCTATTGTAACTCCAATCCTGCTTTTGCTACCATTATGGATTGTTTTATCAATGGGTACAACAATGATTCTGTTATTATCAATGAATTTGCTCAGACTTGTAACATGACATTTGAATCGATGTTTATTAAGTACTATTTAACTTTGAATTTCAACTCAACATTATTAAGAAATTTGTCATTAGCAAAAAGATGGGGAAACACTTTAACCGAAGATGATCTTGTCAAAACACCAATTTTATACAATTATACCAATGGCTCTTTTGCAGTTTATAAAGATGTTTATAAGTTGTATTATTTAAACACAAATAGATCAATAACTTATGGAGGTATATTATTGGCATACTGGGCTGTTATCTTGGTACTTGCAATCATAGTAAACTTGGTCTTGAAAATGTACTTGGGTTGTATGATTAATGCATTCATTGGTAAAGTTGTCAATGTTTACAGAAAACATATTGGATTAACAGCAacattttccaaatcaaaatcaaaagaagTCAGCATTATGGGTTGGTTCTTGCTTGGGACAATTCCATCAAGATTAGAATCCATCATTTTAGGGGGGTTTTTTGTTGTCACAATTGCAGTTTGTGCAGTCAATATTCACCACATACCCAATAACCCCAAAGAACCTATCATGGCTGAGGAGTTATGTGATTTGATAGCAACAAGAACAGGTATAGTCACATTATATTTAGTGCCGTTGTTAGTGTTGTTTGCCGGCCGTAACAATTTTATGCAATGGTTAACTGGTTGGAAGTTCTCTACCTATATGATGTATCATAGATGGATTTCTCGTGTGTGCCTTGCCTTGGTGTTTATTCATGGTGTCACTTATACGGTCGTCGATAAACTAAACGGAACATATGCAACTAACATGAAGACCAATAACGTGATTTGGGGTATTGTTGCATGTGTTTGTGGTGGATTCATTACCTTTTTTGGAATGTTGATATTTAGACGGAATTATTATGAATTCTTCTACATTTTCCATCTTTTGTTGGTAGTATTCTTTATTGTTGGAGGTGTTAGACATGTTGTTGGCTTGGGATATGCAAATTACTTGTGGGCTTCGATTGCTGTGTGGGTTTTTGATAGAGTTCTTCGTCTCTTCAAATTGGCATCGTTTGGGGTTAAAACTGCACATATTGCCTTGTTGGCAAATGAAACCATTAAAGTCACCATACCTAAGCCTAAAAGATGGAGACCAAAGCCAGGTGGACATGCTTTTGTTCATTTTCTCACACCATCCACATTTTGGCAATCTCATCCATTTTCGTTTGTCATTGGTggtaatgatgatgaagaaattatgTTTTACATTAAAGTGAAAGATGGTATAACGAAAACATTGTATAATCGTTTGAGCCAATGTCCTGGTAAAATCTCAACGATACCCGTTATGGTCGAAGGACCTTATGGTGGAAATAGCCCTGGTCAAAGATGCAGACATTTAGTTTATGTTGctggtggtaatggtatTCCTGGTCTTTATTCTGAATGTATTGACGTTGATAGAAGAGCACcagaaaacaaaacaattaaattagtTTGGGTCGTAAGAAATTGGAAATCAGTGACTTGGTTTgctgatgaattgaaaaggTTGGAAAGTACACGAGTACAGGCCATGGTATTTGTAACCAGACCGGATGATTTGAGTGGGTTTGATTCGTCTAGTAACAAGGCCCTTAAACAACCATATCAGTATGAAAAGGAAtcagttgaaaaaatagaaacaaAATCAGTCGATTTATCGATTTATTCACATCCAAACTCAATAGTCGAGAACTTGCGACAGGAATTGTCACACGTTGAATTCATTGAAGGCAAACCTAGTATGGATGCTATGGTGCAATACGAAACAGAAAAAGCTGATATGTCGTTGGCTTTTATAACTTGTGGACACCCGATGATGGTTGATGAATTGAGAGTTGCAGTAAAGAAAAACTTGGACAACACTCCGCATAGAGtagatttttttgaacAACTACAAGGTTGGTCTTAG